In Stomoxys calcitrans chromosome 2, idStoCalc2.1, whole genome shotgun sequence, the following proteins share a genomic window:
- the LOC131994772 gene encoding uncharacterized protein LOC131994772, whose protein sequence is MGIPPDYRVKVSFPFYHCGIDYAGPVLMKFFNGRGQRSFKGYIAVFICMTTRAVHLEAVSGLTTEAFMAELKRFFARRGRSAHLYSDNGTNFDGAARSIEKDFVQAVRQNANLTETLENHQVKWHFIPPASPHFGGLWEAAVKFMKYHLKRIIGETKMTYEEMSTLLAQIEAVLNSRPICSMNEDVEVLEVLTPGRFLIGRPLIEVPESINERNMGCMDRWKLIQKMKKHFWNSWTNDYLTTLQQRYKWKTSTKNLQEGQIVIIKNEETHPARWPLARITDVHPGKDGLVRAVTVKTASGSVIRPINKICPLDNVPPVQESPKVTRVNYTRVDKKTRVGISYIWVLLLMYIGCTKSDPIRIGASLKEIKNSVIIYLDHIGSMDVVSSKWNLLVYYDMEQFLWRY, encoded by the coding sequence ATGGGAATTCCTCCCGATTATCGCGTAAAAgtttcatttccattttatCATTGTGGGATTGATTATGCCGGACCGGTGTTAATGAAGTTCTTTAATGGTAGAGGACAAAGGTCGTTCAAAGGTTACATAGCCGTATTTATTTGTATGACAACCAGAGCAGTTCACTTGGAGGCGGTCAGTGGCCTCACCACGGAGGCATTTATGGCAGAGCTTAAACGATTTTTTGCTAGAAGAGGGAGAAGTGCACATTTATATTCCGACAATGGGACTAATTTTGATGGTGCAGCCAGGAGTATTGAGAAAGACTTTGTTCAAGCGGTTAGACAAAACGCCAATCTAACAGAAACTTTGGAGAACCACCAAGTTAAGTGGCATTTTATTCCACCGGCAAGTCCTCACTTCGGAGGATTGTGGGAGGCGGccgtaaaatttatgaaatatcACCTTAAAAGAATCATTGGAGAAACCAAAATGACGTACGAGGAAATGAGCACACTGTTAGCTCAGATAGAGGCAGTATTAAACTCAAGGCCTATATGCAGCATGAATGAAGATGTTGAAGTATTGGAGGTACTTACTCCTGGTCGTTTTTTGATTGGACGACCGTTAATAGAGGTTCCAGAGTCTATTAACGAAAGGAATATGGGCTGCATGGATAGATGGAAGCTAATACAAAAAATGAAGAAGCATTTCTGGAACAGTTGGACGAACGATTATTTGACCACTCTACAACAGAGGTACAAATGGAAAACATCGACCAAAAATCTTCAAGAAGGTCAAATCGTTATTATAAAGAACGAAGAAACTCACCCCGCTAGGTGGCCTCTAGCGCGGATTACTGATGTACATCCTGGAAAGGATGGATTGGTGCGGGCGGTGACGGTCAAGACTGCTTCCGGTTCAGTAATTAGGCCAATAAATAAGATATGCCCATTAGACAACGTGCCTCCAGTTCAGGAAAGTCCGAAGGTAACTCGTGTAAACTATACAAGAGTCGATAAGAAAACACGGGTTGGAATTTCATATATTTGGGTGCTGCTTTTGATGTATATTGGCTGTACTAAATCGGATCCTATACGAATTGGAGCCTCCCTGAAAGAAATTAAGAACTCTGTCATAATTTACCTCGACCACATCGGATCTATGGATGTTGTCTCATCTAAATGGAATCTGCTCGTTTATTACGACATGGAACAATTTTTGTGGCGTTATTGA